GATGTACCCCAGGGTTAAGAACCATCCAGAGATAAAAGCATGTGTCCTGCCTAAACTGATATAGGCATAGGCAAACTCCCCGCCGGAAACGGGGAAACTTTTAATTAAGGAGCCGTAACTGACTGCAATTAAAATCATTAACAGGGCACCGATAAAGAACCCAATAATAACCCCGAGCGGTCCAGCAGTAGACATCCAGGTGGTTGGCTGGACAAAAGCGCCCCAGCCAATCGCTGAACCTAAAGCAATTGCCCAAATCCAATGGGGTTTTAGTGTTTTCGCAAGTGTTTCTCTCTCTTTCATTCGTTAAACTCCTTTAGTTGCGGAATCGTGTTTTTCCAAATTATATATTGTTTTTCCTTCTTTTATCGTTTCTAAAACTTGGATATTTTGAATCGCTGTTTTGTCTATTTTCAATGGATTTTGATCTAATATGACAAGGTCTGCTAATTTTCCTTCTTCCAGACTTCCCTTGGTGTCTTCTTCAAAATATTGGTATGCTGCATTGATGGTTACAGCTTTTAATGCTTCATAGACACTGACACATTCTTCAGGTCCGATATGAACGCCATTTCTCGTTTGTCGATTCACAGCACACCAGATGGTATGCAACATATCCGGCTTGACGATGGGAGCGTCTTGATGGAAGTTCACACATAATCCACGGTCATAAGCTGATCTTGCCGGGCTGATTCGACGGCCGCGTTCCTCACCAAGATTTTTTAAATGGATATCTCCCCAGTAATAGATGTGTGCGACGAAGATAGAAGGAATCATGGACAATGCTGCCATCTTATCCAATTGGTCATAACGTACCGTCTGGCAGTGAATCATCACGGGCCTTAATTGGTCTTTATCCGGGCGGTCTGATTCTTCTAAAGACGCCTGATAATTGCGTAGTAACTGGTCGGAAGCAGCGTCTCCGTTACAATGCGTTAATAACTGTGCACCATCACGAATGGCTGCATCTGTATACTGTTTTACCTGCTCATCCTGGTGCCACGGATACCCTCTATAGCTTTCTTCCCCCTCATAGGGTTCGGTTAACCAAGCGGTTTTCCCTTGAGGTGAACCGTCCAAAAACATTTTGTAACCGCCGATTTTAAAGCGGTCGCTATATTTTTTAGCGTATTCCTGATTTTCATCCATTTGTTTTTTGGGTTCTGCATCAAAGACCGGGTAAGCAACCACGTCTATTTTCAGCTTTTGCTGCTTGGCTAATGCTTTAAATAAATCAATGATTTCTTTGGATGACGCACCATCCTGAACGGTTGTCATTCCATTCTTTATATAAACATCCTGTGCCAACTCAATAAGTTTTGTATAATCTAGTTTCTGGTCTTGTAACAGGGTTCTTTGCAGCGCCATCATGGCGTTTTCTTCCAAATAACCGTCGGGCTCTGTGCTGCCTTCTACACGGCCGATAGTTCCGCCTTCCGGATCTTCTGTCTCAGCATCAATTCCGGCTGCTTGTAGAGCTGCATCATTTGCGCAGCCTAAATGACCGGAAGCATGTAAAATAAAAATAGGGTGGTCTGTAGACACTTGGTTTAAAACTTCCTTGGCTGGATGTTTGTTTTCTGCAAGGAAATTATGATCATAACCGCACCCAACGATGATATCTCCTTTACGTAATTGTTTGTTCTGCATATATTCTGTCAGTGTTTGAATAATATCCTCAAAATGATTACATGCACTTAAATCAGCCATTAATGAAAATTGTCCTACCATTGAAATATGTCCATGTGGATCAATAAAGGCAGGCATCAGCGTACGTCCTTGTAAATCAATATTTTCTGCATCATCACTGGCGTCCTGCTTTACTTCAGTTAAATTGCCTTGTTTCTTAATCAGTCCGTCTTCCACTAAAATGGCTTCCGCAACCTCATTTTCACCCGTCATGGTAATGATATCGCCGCCATAGTATAATTTTTGTGTCATTCTATCCCGCTCCTTATTTTAATATGTTAATCAAGCATACGATTTTTCTTTGTTTTCAACGGTTTCGGCATTTTCTTTAAAATCATACGTTTTTACGCCCCATACTTTCAATACTTTTAACAGAATTAAGTAAATAGGGATAGGTGCTAACAGCCATAAAATACCAGCTGTTATAGATAGTGTTCCAGCCATTATCATCATAATGGTCGCAACGGTGACATAGGAGACAATCATAGGTATATTCATCATTCCTAGTTCAATGGCTGTTGTGGAACGCAGGGAAGGATCAATAATTCGGACAAGGGCAATGCCGTTCGGTACTGTCCCCAGGGCAGCTCCCAGCAACCCAAGCGTCCGTGAAAAGTCATTGTCGCCGCCTATACGTTTTCCGAAATATAAAACAACAGCGACGGTCAGCAACGTGATAACAACCGCTTCGATAAGAATAGGGACAATCCATTAACCGATGATACTGAATTGCACAGCCATAAATGAACAAACGACAAGATAATCCGTAGACCATCCGGTAATCTTTGTTTGAAACGTATTATCCAGTAAATGAGCAAGCTTGAGCCTGTTCAAGATCATTTTGACAAAATAACCAGCTATCATTCCGTGAATAAATAGCATCCCGCTGAGGCTTTCACCGATCCCGGGAATATAAGAAACGACATGCGCCATTCCAAGCGCCAGCACATAACAAATGCCAATCATTGCAAAGTGGAATGTCATCGTATCCATATTTCCGCTAAAGACGGTTTCGTGGCCAATAGGCTCTCTTTTTTCGTCTTTGGTATAATAGCCACGCTTTACATAATCTTTTATCTTGGATTCGCCCAATTGCTTGGATAACCCGCGTTTTAAGCCATATTTCGCAATAGGTACACCAACTAAGAAGCATGCAATAAACCCTACAGCTGCAAAGGTAAGGCCAACCATGGCTGCATTCTCTATTCCATACTGCTGTTCAAAAATAGAGCCAAATGTAGCAGCCTGTCCAGGACCTTGCGTAAAAGCAAACGGGATAAGTAAGCCGTATAAAGCATCCATCCCAAAAGAACTGCCGATGAGCAGTATTACGAGAACACCGACAACAGGTGTCAGGGCATATAATAGATTCCAAAGCAGGCCAAGGCCTATACTGCCTCTAACAATCTGTTTCCCTGCAGAGGTTTCTTTACTACTGTTACT
The nucleotide sequence above comes from Oceanobacillus timonensis. Encoded proteins:
- a CDS encoding amidohydrolase; the protein is MTQKLYYGGDIITMTGENEVAEAILVEDGLIKKQGNLTEVKQDASDDAENIDLQGRTLMPAFIDPHGHISMVGQFSLMADLSACNHFEDIIQTLTEYMQNKQLRKGDIIVGCGYDHNFLAENKHPAKEVLNQVSTDHPIFILHASGHLGCANDAALQAAGIDAETEDPEGGTIGRVEGSTEPDGYLEENAMMALQRTLLQDQKLDYTKLIELAQDVYIKNGMTTVQDGASSKEIIDLFKALAKQQKLKIDVVAYPVFDAEPKKQMDENQEYAKKYSDRFKIGGYKMFLDGSPQGKTAWLTEPYEGEESYRGYPWHQDEQVKQYTDAAIRDGAQLLTHCNGDAASDQLLRNYQASLEESDRPDKDQLRPVMIHCQTVRYDQLDKMAALSMIPSIFVAHIYYWGDIHLKNLGEERGRRISPARSAYDRGLCVNFHQDAPIVKPDMLHTIWCAVNRQTRNGVHIGPEECVSVYEALKAVTINAAYQYFEEDTKGSLEEGKLADLVILDQNPLKIDKTAIQNIQVLETIKEGKTIYNLEKHDSATKGV
- a CDS encoding sodium/glutamate symporter, which encodes MSFMIAFGIASILLCIGMIIRSKVSFIKNMLVPASVIAGILGMIIMNTNLISATDAEMFTIIVTQLFTITFISIGLTSNSSKETSAGKQIVRGSIGLGLLWNLLYALTPVVGVLVILLIGSSFGMDALYGLLIPFAFTQGPGQAATFGSIFEQQYGIENAAMVGLTFAAVGFIACFLVGVPIAKYGLKRGLSKQLGESKIKDYVKRGYYTKDEKREPIGHETVFSGNMDTMTFHFAMIGICYVLALGMAHVVSYIPGIGESLSGMLFIHGMIAGYFVKMILNRLKLAHLLDNTFQTKITGWSTDYLVVCSFMAVQFSIIG